In Agrobacterium sp. RAC06, a single window of DNA contains:
- a CDS encoding energy-coupling factor ABC transporter permease — MHIEPGVVDGAKLAFSYATAALSFGLIGKMVVDDLKAKATPTGLAARTLITTALVFSFFEVLPHHPVGVSEVHLILGSTLFLIFGAGAASIGLALGLLLQGLFFAPFDLPQYGMNVTTLIVPLFVISQLAARLIPEKKAYVDVGYKDALALSTAYQGGIVAWVAFWALYGHGFSAESLSSIATFGAAYMMVILVEPLVDLAVLAAAKSLRQATDNGLFNGRLHRAAV; from the coding sequence ATGCATATTGAACCCGGCGTCGTGGACGGCGCCAAACTCGCTTTCAGCTACGCAACAGCAGCACTCTCCTTCGGGCTTATCGGCAAGATGGTTGTCGACGACCTCAAGGCGAAAGCGACCCCGACCGGTCTTGCGGCCAGGACCTTGATCACGACAGCCCTCGTCTTCTCCTTCTTCGAAGTCCTGCCCCATCATCCGGTCGGCGTCTCCGAAGTGCATCTCATCCTCGGCTCGACACTCTTCCTGATCTTCGGGGCCGGCGCAGCCTCGATCGGCCTGGCTCTTGGCCTCCTGCTCCAGGGGCTTTTTTTTGCGCCGTTCGATTTGCCGCAATACGGGATGAACGTCACGACACTGATCGTGCCGCTCTTTGTCATCAGTCAGCTCGCCGCGCGGCTCATTCCGGAAAAGAAGGCGTATGTGGATGTCGGCTATAAGGATGCACTTGCACTATCCACGGCCTATCAGGGCGGGATCGTCGCCTGGGTCGCCTTCTGGGCGCTCTACGGCCACGGCTTCTCGGCTGAGAGCCTCTCAAGCATCGCAACCTTCGGTGCCGCCTATATGATGGTGATCCTGGTCGAGCCGCTCGTCGACCTTGCCGTGCTCGCCGCCGCCAAGTCGCTTCGGCAGGCGA